A window from Streptomyces sp. NBC_00335 encodes these proteins:
- a CDS encoding thioredoxin family protein, protein MTSRILRPVRAARRTTSPRSAVPLGVRLPLVTAAVLAAGLTAACGPSSTQSVGAAAPTTAGQSSQALPAGTESASAEASSTGSATPSASPSPSPSASASASTAAGASPTPSRAQPAKPAPKPSRTSAAPAPAARIPGPGYDSSADAQKLIDAALRAAKTDGRMVLLDFGANWCGNCKAADKVFAQPKTASILGASYHLVKVDIGGNSSANSALLRKYSPSGGTYKMPVLVVVSPSGTVRTDTHVTGNPALTADGIGSFLRQWAS, encoded by the coding sequence ATGACTTCTCGCATACTCCGACCCGTCCGCGCAGCCCGCCGTACGACGAGCCCGCGCTCCGCCGTGCCGCTGGGCGTGCGGCTCCCCCTGGTGACCGCGGCCGTGCTCGCCGCCGGGCTGACCGCAGCGTGCGGTCCTTCGTCCACCCAGTCCGTCGGCGCCGCCGCGCCGACGACGGCCGGACAGTCCTCGCAGGCCCTTCCGGCCGGCACGGAGTCGGCGTCCGCCGAGGCGTCCTCGACCGGGTCCGCCACGCCGTCCGCGTCGCCGTCGCCGTCGCCGTCCGCATCCGCGTCGGCCAGTACCGCCGCCGGCGCCTCGCCCACCCCCTCGCGCGCCCAGCCCGCCAAGCCCGCCCCCAAGCCGTCCCGCACCTCCGCCGCGCCCGCCCCGGCGGCCCGGATACCCGGCCCCGGCTACGACAGTTCGGCCGACGCGCAGAAGCTGATCGACGCCGCGCTGCGCGCGGCCAAGACCGACGGGCGGATGGTGCTGCTCGACTTCGGCGCCAACTGGTGCGGCAACTGCAAGGCGGCCGACAAGGTGTTCGCCCAGCCCAAGACGGCATCGATCCTCGGAGCCTCGTACCACCTGGTCAAGGTGGACATCGGCGGCAACAGCTCCGCCAACTCCGCCCTCCTGCGCAAGTACAGCCCCTCGGGCGGGACCTACAAGATGCCCGTGCTGGTCGTGGTCTCGCCGTCCGGCACCGTGCGCACCGACACGCACGTCACCGGCAACCCCGCCCTGACCGCGGACGGCATCGGCTCCTTCCTCCGCCAGTGGGCGTCATGA
- a CDS encoding CAP domain-containing protein, translated as MSRSRTPGAPSRVEARRKKTVRTRIVLSLGTAAAVVAVGVAVADSGEGARATGAKAAAAGSGGERATASPSSAAPTLSADAASATGAMPSATPTPSASGSASPTKTATESRPASAASTPAAKPKPPTRTPAATTGGGGSGSSGGSGGSGGSGGSSGASGVESAVLSLVNKERAAAGCGGLTVNAKLSAAARAYSDTMARSGVMSHTGPDGSTMTTRVEAAGYGWSRLGENIARGQSDAAAVMNAWMNSPGHKANILNCGFKEIGIGFHKGDGGPWWTQNFGAPR; from the coding sequence ATGAGCCGCAGCCGAACCCCCGGAGCCCCGTCCCGCGTCGAGGCGCGACGGAAGAAGACGGTGCGCACGCGCATCGTGCTGTCCCTCGGCACGGCGGCCGCGGTGGTGGCGGTCGGAGTCGCGGTGGCCGATTCCGGCGAGGGCGCACGTGCGACCGGGGCGAAGGCCGCGGCGGCGGGTTCCGGTGGTGAGCGGGCGACGGCAAGTCCCTCGTCCGCCGCCCCCACGCTCTCCGCCGACGCCGCGTCGGCGACGGGTGCGATGCCGTCCGCGACGCCCACCCCCTCCGCCTCGGGATCGGCCTCGCCCACGAAGACGGCGACGGAGAGCCGCCCGGCCTCCGCGGCATCCACCCCGGCCGCCAAGCCGAAGCCGCCGACCCGTACGCCCGCCGCGACCACCGGCGGCGGCGGTTCGGGCAGTTCCGGTGGGTCCGGTGGTTCCGGCGGTTCGGGCGGCTCCTCCGGTGCGTCCGGCGTGGAGTCCGCGGTCCTGTCCCTGGTCAACAAGGAGCGGGCCGCCGCCGGTTGCGGTGGGCTGACCGTGAACGCCAAGCTGAGTGCCGCGGCGCGGGCGTACAGCGACACGATGGCCCGCAGCGGGGTCATGTCCCACACCGGCCCCGACGGCTCCACCATGACCACCCGCGTGGAAGCCGCCGGATACGGCTGGTCCCGGCTGGGGGAGAACATAGCCCGCGGGCAGTCGGACGCCGCCGCGGTCATGAACGCGTGGATGAACAGCCCCGGCCACAAGGCCAACATCCTCAACTGCGGGTTCAAGGAGATCGGCATAGGTTTCCACAAGGGCGACGGCGGCCCCTGGTGGACACAGAACTTCGGAGCGCCGAGGTAG
- a CDS encoding extracellular solute-binding protein, producing the protein MRRRILVRAATAAVLGLLVPLSGCGTSPGGAGDDGTLFLVAAEYGDTPATSSEVFWSKVTSDFTAANPGIKIEVRLLPWADIDREVTAMVRDGKAPDMALMGSYSDFAAQDRLYSAEELLSVNAEANFLAPLADAGSVGSSLYGLPFVASSRLLFYNEALFDKARIKAPETWSELKAAAKALKAKGVKYPYALPLGPEEAHAETMIWELSNGGGYADSSGDYSLASDRNVKTWNWVKDQLVTPGLTGPTPPSQLNRADAFAAFLRGEVGMLNGYPSLYHEARAKGIGVGTVPMPVSDTLGSDETPPAVGVADWMMAFKQNGKRAEIGKFLEFVYEDENLSEFAGRYHLLPSTVSASRALAGSDGMDKTDAEFLTALRSARLYPVNDPSWMAVSDTIKRNIGRAVEPGGDPKVVLEDIAAKAKQAGERR; encoded by the coding sequence ATGCGACGAAGGATCCTCGTGCGGGCCGCCACCGCGGCCGTACTCGGTCTGCTGGTACCACTCTCCGGATGCGGGACCTCCCCGGGCGGTGCGGGCGACGACGGGACCCTGTTCCTGGTGGCCGCCGAGTACGGGGACACTCCGGCCACCAGTTCCGAGGTCTTCTGGTCCAAGGTGACCAGTGACTTCACCGCCGCCAACCCCGGTATCAAGATCGAGGTCAGGCTGCTTCCGTGGGCCGACATCGACCGCGAGGTCACCGCCATGGTCAGGGACGGCAAGGCGCCGGACATGGCCCTCATGGGTTCCTACTCGGACTTCGCCGCGCAGGACCGGCTCTACTCCGCGGAGGAACTCCTCTCGGTCAACGCCGAGGCGAACTTCCTCGCCCCGCTCGCCGACGCGGGCTCCGTCGGCAGCAGCCTCTACGGCCTGCCGTTCGTGGCGAGCAGCCGCCTGCTCTTCTACAACGAGGCCCTGTTCGACAAGGCCCGCATCAAGGCCCCCGAAACCTGGAGCGAACTCAAGGCCGCCGCCAAGGCGTTGAAGGCCAAGGGCGTGAAGTACCCGTACGCCCTGCCGCTGGGCCCGGAGGAGGCGCACGCCGAGACGATGATCTGGGAGCTCAGCAACGGAGGCGGGTACGCCGACAGCAGCGGCGACTACAGCCTGGCGTCCGACCGCAACGTCAAGACGTGGAACTGGGTGAAGGACCAACTGGTCACCCCCGGCCTGACCGGCCCCACCCCGCCGTCCCAGCTCAACCGCGCCGACGCCTTCGCCGCCTTCCTGCGCGGCGAGGTCGGCATGCTCAACGGCTACCCCTCCCTCTACCACGAGGCGCGCGCCAAGGGCATCGGCGTCGGCACCGTTCCGATGCCGGTCTCGGACACCCTCGGCTCCGACGAGACACCGCCGGCGGTCGGGGTGGCCGACTGGATGATGGCGTTCAAGCAGAACGGAAAGCGCGCCGAGATCGGCAAGTTCCTGGAGTTCGTCTACGAGGACGAGAACCTGTCGGAGTTCGCCGGCCGCTACCACCTGCTGCCGTCGACCGTCTCGGCCTCGCGAGCCCTGGCCGGCAGCGACGGCATGGACAAGACCGACGCCGAGTTCCTCACCGCGCTGCGCAGCGCCCGGCTCTACCCGGTCAACGACCCGTCGTGGATGGCGGTCAGCGACACCATCAAGCGCAACATCGGCCGCGCCGTGGAACCGGGCGGAGACCCCAAGGTGGTGCTCGAAGACATAGCCGCCAAGGCGAAGCAGGCCGGTGAGCGGCGATGA
- a CDS encoding serine hydrolase domain-containing protein yields the protein MASWCAAGGAVVVVLLTGAASPQQAYATGDDREKRSADVLRQLVPSPDGPGCAAAVGVRGNVVWEAGKGKADLATGRAITSKTVFDMASNSKQFTSDAVLLLAGRHQLALSDPLSEFFDDPPAWMRNVTLGDLMRHTSGITDYQDLLEAKGVQLTDPAGQKEAIAAILASQPEDPPGKRFSYSNSNYILLAHVVERVTGKPFPTFVQQEFFTPLQLRMTLSPAVDVPGKAKSYEEKDGSFTPTSSPWKQYGDGSVQTDPGEMVRWADNYRTGRIGGPELLTGVTQGSVSVGDVLRPRGIEEGRYGAGILVLPDKSLVHRGDWEGFHSTFKVSPDRSTAVTVVCNVDAPDHFRAANELLDIWTD from the coding sequence ATGGCGTCATGGTGCGCGGCCGGGGGCGCCGTGGTCGTGGTCCTGCTGACCGGTGCCGCAAGTCCGCAGCAGGCCTACGCGACCGGCGATGACCGGGAGAAGCGCAGCGCGGATGTTCTCCGGCAGCTGGTGCCTTCTCCTGACGGCCCGGGCTGTGCGGCAGCTGTCGGCGTGCGGGGGAACGTCGTCTGGGAAGCGGGGAAGGGGAAGGCCGATCTGGCGACAGGGCGCGCCATCACCTCGAAGACGGTCTTCGACATGGCATCCAACTCCAAGCAATTCACCTCGGATGCCGTCCTCTTGCTGGCCGGACGGCACCAACTCGCGCTGAGCGACCCGCTGTCCGAGTTCTTCGATGACCCGCCAGCCTGGATGCGGAACGTCACCCTGGGCGACCTCATGCGTCACACCAGCGGCATAACCGACTACCAGGATCTGCTGGAGGCCAAGGGAGTCCAGCTGACGGATCCGGCCGGTCAGAAGGAAGCGATCGCCGCCATCCTCGCCTCGCAGCCGGAAGATCCGCCGGGCAAGCGCTTCTCCTACTCCAACTCCAACTACATCCTCCTGGCGCACGTCGTCGAACGGGTCACCGGCAAGCCGTTCCCCACCTTCGTCCAGCAGGAGTTCTTCACCCCACTGCAGCTGCGCATGACGTTGTCCCCGGCGGTGGACGTTCCCGGGAAGGCGAAGTCGTACGAGGAGAAGGACGGCTCCTTCACTCCCACTTCCTCCCCCTGGAAACAGTACGGAGACGGGTCCGTCCAGACCGACCCCGGGGAAATGGTCCGCTGGGCCGACAACTACCGCACCGGTCGCATCGGTGGACCGGAACTGCTCACCGGGGTCACGCAGGGATCGGTGAGCGTGGGCGACGTCCTGCGTCCGCGCGGCATCGAGGAAGGGCGGTACGGAGCCGGGATCCTCGTCCTCCCCGACAAGAGCCTGGTGCACCGCGGCGACTGGGAGGGGTTTCACAGCACCTTCAAGGTGAGCCCGGACCGCAGTACCGCCGTCACCGTCGTGTGCAACGTGGATGCGCCCGACCATTTCCGTGCGGCAAACGAACTGCTGGACATCTGGACCGACTGA
- a CDS encoding alpha/beta hydrolase produces MPKHSVPAVTAAAALLCLAALGSTPSSAAPRASQPVGQPSPVAPRFVPGACPKTPEPIEALSTAQCGRLQVPENRSTPGSRTIDLAVARIPAASAKPGADPVVFMAGGPGADTFDDIPFLVDSGLNKDRELIVMAQRGNLYDRPNLACPEVDRFNAQAVGLGYDAQEAEQLFLKAVKECRDRLTADGTDLSAYNSTENAADFADLRKALDIPRWNVYGYSYGSNLALTYLRLHPEGIRAVALDSVAPSQFVTLPWTWGSTAEGIRNIFEACAAQPACKDRYPDLPGLLTEQVSKLEAAPLTLDVTPKDGGQPVKTVLDGGALLNLIVAFTPRPKDIPAALDELGNGNPERFAQARAAGSVQKVGEFAHGLTNSIACSEWAPGYSESDVLKAGQKAYPGWPDSVLAQAPQLPFQYPACGVWNVPDRAEIQRVPTFSSVPALVVSGTFDVKTGASWAQGVARNLSGSTAVQVPGIGHWVVPQSPCAQSVLASFFVNPTAPDTSCVDDLEPQPFTIIPK; encoded by the coding sequence ATGCCAAAGCACAGCGTCCCCGCGGTGACTGCCGCAGCCGCCCTGCTCTGTCTGGCGGCACTCGGCTCCACACCCAGCAGCGCCGCGCCACGAGCATCCCAGCCCGTTGGGCAGCCCAGCCCGGTGGCCCCGCGCTTCGTACCCGGTGCCTGTCCGAAGACACCCGAGCCGATCGAAGCGCTGAGTACCGCGCAGTGCGGCCGCCTCCAGGTCCCCGAGAACCGCTCCACCCCCGGGAGCCGCACCATAGACCTGGCCGTTGCACGGATTCCGGCCGCCTCCGCGAAGCCCGGCGCCGACCCGGTGGTGTTCATGGCGGGCGGCCCCGGTGCCGATACCTTCGACGACATCCCCTTCCTCGTCGACTCCGGCCTGAACAAGGACCGCGAGCTGATCGTCATGGCCCAGCGCGGCAACCTCTACGACCGGCCGAACCTCGCCTGCCCGGAGGTCGACCGGTTCAACGCGCAGGCCGTGGGCCTGGGTTACGACGCACAGGAGGCGGAACAGCTCTTCCTGAAAGCGGTGAAGGAGTGCCGGGACCGCCTGACGGCCGACGGCACCGACCTCAGCGCCTACAACAGCACCGAGAACGCCGCCGACTTCGCCGACCTACGCAAGGCGCTGGACATCCCCCGGTGGAACGTCTACGGCTACTCCTACGGCAGCAACCTGGCCCTCACGTACCTGCGCCTGCACCCCGAGGGGATCCGCGCGGTGGCGCTCGACTCGGTCGCGCCCTCCCAGTTCGTGACCCTGCCGTGGACATGGGGCAGCACCGCCGAGGGCATCCGCAACATCTTCGAGGCGTGCGCTGCCCAGCCCGCCTGCAAGGACCGGTACCCGGACCTCCCGGGCCTGCTGACGGAGCAGGTGAGCAAGCTGGAGGCCGCCCCCCTGACGCTCGACGTCACACCGAAGGACGGGGGGCAACCGGTCAAGACCGTCCTCGACGGGGGCGCCCTGCTGAATCTGATCGTCGCCTTCACCCCCCGGCCCAAAGACATCCCGGCGGCGCTCGATGAACTGGGCAACGGAAACCCGGAGCGGTTCGCGCAGGCCCGCGCGGCCGGTTCGGTGCAGAAGGTCGGCGAGTTCGCGCACGGCCTGACGAACTCGATAGCGTGCAGCGAATGGGCTCCGGGGTACTCGGAATCCGACGTGCTCAAGGCGGGGCAGAAGGCCTACCCGGGGTGGCCGGACTCGGTCCTGGCCCAGGCGCCGCAACTTCCCTTCCAATATCCGGCATGCGGAGTCTGGAACGTTCCGGATCGCGCGGAGATCCAGCGGGTGCCCACCTTCAGCTCGGTGCCGGCGCTCGTCGTCTCCGGCACGTTCGACGTGAAGACCGGAGCGAGTTGGGCGCAGGGCGTAGCCCGGAACCTGTCCGGCTCGACCGCCGTGCAGGTGCCCGGAATCGGCCACTGGGTGGTCCCGCAGTCGCCTTGCGCGCAAAGCGTGCTGGCCTCGTTCTTCGTCAACCCGACGGCCCCCGACACGAGTTGCGTGGACGATCTGGAGCCCCAGCCGTTCACGATCATCCCGAAGTAA
- a CDS encoding alpha/beta fold hydrolase produces MTRHHAPRRRRTVRRLLAPSAGMAAGLLVTGMLTAPAQAQPRADDGAGAPIGTVARTVGDATFTPGPCPKTTEPIEELKDARCGTLTVPENRAEPSSRTIKLGVAIVPAVADTPKPDPVVWLAGGPGDDAVGEAKMAVDGGLNRDRDLILMSQRGTYSADPELLCPNVDEFNGQVISLVYDAPSTERLHVEATKACRDKLAARGVDLSAYNDTESAADYDALRTALGIKQWNLYGISYGTHLALVSMRLHPEGLRSVGIDGILPPSRSGSASTWSSFRQGVEGLFKACADQPACNERYPNLPSTFEKLVSDLEAKPVTTTVTRPGSEEPVKVVIDGGTLVNWLTSATHTAEAVPLSLDELANGNPQRIAQQWAGWRLNPKGIGVVSHGLAYGIFCSEWTPYESKDAALQGGRKEFPSFPASVQAQAPLLTFLPADCEAWNVPAAAPSIRDVTTSDIPTLALSGSFDAQTGADNGPYVARTLSKAKVVTIPYEPHVVIATSKCAQEIAVSFFDTPDTPKTECLKDLAPPKFETTP; encoded by the coding sequence ATGACACGCCACCACGCGCCCCGTCGTCGGCGCACCGTACGACGACTCCTCGCCCCGTCGGCCGGCATGGCGGCCGGTCTCCTCGTCACCGGCATGCTCACGGCGCCCGCCCAGGCACAGCCCCGCGCCGACGACGGCGCCGGAGCGCCGATCGGCACGGTGGCCCGGACGGTGGGCGACGCCACCTTCACTCCAGGGCCCTGCCCGAAGACCACGGAACCCATCGAGGAACTGAAGGACGCCCGCTGCGGAACGCTCACCGTGCCCGAGAACCGCGCCGAGCCGAGCAGCCGAACGATCAAGCTCGGTGTCGCGATCGTGCCCGCGGTGGCCGACACGCCCAAACCCGACCCCGTCGTGTGGCTCGCGGGCGGACCGGGCGACGACGCGGTGGGAGAGGCGAAGATGGCCGTCGACGGCGGCCTGAACCGCGACCGTGACCTGATCCTCATGTCCCAGCGCGGTACGTACTCCGCCGACCCGGAGCTCCTCTGCCCCAACGTCGACGAGTTCAACGGACAGGTGATCAGCCTCGTCTACGACGCTCCGTCCACCGAGCGCCTGCACGTCGAGGCCACGAAGGCCTGCCGCGACAAGCTGGCGGCCCGCGGGGTCGACCTCAGTGCCTACAACGACACCGAGAGCGCCGCCGACTACGACGCCCTGCGCACGGCGCTGGGCATCAAACAGTGGAACCTGTACGGCATTTCCTACGGCACCCACTTGGCGCTGGTCTCCATGCGCCTGCACCCCGAGGGACTCCGCTCGGTGGGCATCGACGGCATCCTGCCGCCGTCCCGGTCCGGGTCGGCCTCGACCTGGAGCAGCTTCCGGCAGGGCGTCGAGGGCCTGTTCAAGGCCTGCGCGGACCAGCCGGCCTGCAACGAGCGCTATCCGAACCTGCCCTCCACCTTCGAGAAGCTCGTCAGCGACCTCGAAGCCAAGCCGGTCACCACCACCGTCACGCGCCCCGGCAGCGAGGAGCCGGTCAAGGTCGTGATCGACGGCGGAACCCTGGTGAACTGGCTGACCTCCGCCACCCACACGGCCGAGGCCGTACCGCTCTCCCTCGACGAGCTGGCGAACGGCAACCCGCAGCGGATCGCCCAGCAGTGGGCGGGCTGGAGGCTCAACCCCAAGGGCATCGGCGTGGTGTCGCACGGCCTCGCTTACGGCATCTTCTGCAGCGAGTGGACTCCGTACGAGAGCAAGGACGCGGCGCTCCAGGGCGGGCGGAAGGAGTTCCCGTCGTTCCCCGCCTCGGTGCAGGCCCAGGCCCCGCTGCTGACCTTCCTCCCTGCTGACTGCGAAGCCTGGAACGTCCCCGCGGCCGCGCCCTCGATCCGTGACGTCACGACGAGCGACATCCCCACCCTCGCCCTGTCGGGTTCGTTCGATGCCCAGACCGGCGCCGACAACGGCCCGTACGTCGCCCGGACGTTGAGCAAGGCGAAGGTCGTCACGATCCCCTACGAACCCCACGTGGTGATCGCCACGTCGAAGTGCGCCCAGGAGATCGCCGTCTCGTTCTTCGACACCCCCGACACCCCGAAGACCGAATGCCTGAAGGACCTCGCCCCACCCAAGTTCGAGACCACTCCCTAA
- a CDS encoding DUF4436 family protein codes for MTPTWEARHPPRSGASLLAVLLPLAVLIVMAVALGSWLQYTERQRLDTVHTVGSQATDRVDVEADVQRVDAAARELALRVRVTARGTLGEEAGTAPVADLSLQTSAQTLGDLDFTAHERLTIRDVRVALTDGSISDYPFDTYKTDIAFWAQLDGEQVPVRVLFSNDDPLFSISATPAPAGQEAAGVALGLSRSGSLLVFTVFMMIVMWALAASVLIGAWYVTTRREGLVWAALGWMAATLFALSAFRNNAPGTPPIGCVLDWFAFLWAETIIALCLITVVITGVHTALQHDDPP; via the coding sequence ATGACGCCCACCTGGGAAGCACGTCACCCACCTCGCTCCGGGGCTTCGCTCCTGGCGGTCCTGCTCCCCCTCGCGGTCCTGATCGTGATGGCGGTGGCCCTGGGGTCGTGGTTGCAGTACACCGAGCGGCAGCGGCTCGACACGGTCCACACGGTCGGATCCCAGGCCACCGACCGGGTGGACGTGGAGGCCGACGTCCAACGCGTCGACGCCGCGGCCAGAGAACTGGCGCTACGGGTACGGGTCACCGCGCGCGGGACCCTCGGCGAGGAGGCGGGGACCGCCCCGGTGGCCGATCTCAGCCTCCAGACCTCCGCGCAGACCCTCGGCGACCTGGATTTCACGGCGCACGAGCGGCTCACGATCAGGGACGTGCGGGTGGCGCTCACGGACGGATCGATCAGCGACTATCCGTTCGACACCTACAAGACCGACATCGCCTTCTGGGCGCAGCTGGACGGCGAACAGGTGCCGGTGCGGGTGCTGTTCTCCAACGACGACCCGCTCTTCTCGATCTCCGCGACACCCGCCCCGGCCGGGCAAGAGGCCGCCGGCGTGGCGCTGGGGCTGTCCCGATCGGGCAGCCTGCTCGTCTTCACGGTCTTCATGATGATCGTGATGTGGGCGCTGGCGGCGTCCGTGCTCATCGGCGCCTGGTACGTGACGACCCGCAGGGAAGGCCTGGTCTGGGCCGCCCTGGGCTGGATGGCCGCCACCCTGTTCGCCCTCTCGGCCTTCCGCAACAACGCCCCCGGCACGCCCCCGATCGGCTGCGTACTCGACTGGTTCGCCTTCCTGTGGGCCGAAACCATCATCGCCCTCTGCCTCATCACCGTAGTCATCACGGGCGTCCACACCGCCCTCCAACACGACGACCCCCCATAG
- a CDS encoding MarR family winged helix-turn-helix transcriptional regulator → MTTPAPNLPQLLTEAKRWFDDALLASMRAAGEQPVTVGQAAVFAALDEEGTTVSGLARRMGVTRQTAHQAVHALIGLGLLEQTPDPASARSRLIRPTAEGARVHRRARETLTVIEGVLAQRIGADAVGALREALTIPMGEPPLVEAP, encoded by the coding sequence ATGACCACCCCCGCACCCAACCTGCCCCAGCTGCTCACCGAGGCCAAGCGCTGGTTCGACGACGCGTTGCTGGCCAGCATGCGGGCCGCCGGCGAGCAGCCGGTCACCGTCGGGCAGGCGGCCGTCTTCGCCGCCCTCGACGAAGAGGGCACCACGGTCTCGGGCCTGGCCCGCCGGATGGGCGTCACCCGGCAGACCGCCCACCAGGCGGTGCACGCCCTCATCGGCCTGGGCCTGCTGGAGCAGACACCCGACCCCGCCTCCGCCCGCAGCCGCCTGATCCGCCCGACGGCGGAGGGCGCGCGCGTACACCGACGCGCCCGGGAGACCCTCACCGTCATCGAAGGCGTCCTGGCGCAACGCATCGGCGCCGACGCGGTCGGCGCCCTGCGCGAGGCGCTGACCATCCCCATGGGGGAGCCCCCGCTGGTCGAAGCGCCCTGA
- a CDS encoding quercetin 2,3-dioxygenase: MTMEFARPSRPRSHIPAEPGKPYFIEKGMGDRAHLFTDLVTVYAGGEQTENAFNFFTVEGPRGEVIPAHVHSDTYEVFYITDGAVRLFVEDLAGEQHERLLTAGDFGFVPKNCPHAYRIERHHSRVVGVAAGPGGTFERFFESLGVPTEELGLPPEPYVPRPQQFATVPERYDVRFLPGHQWRTGS; encoded by the coding sequence ATGACCATGGAGTTCGCCCGTCCCAGCCGCCCGCGGTCGCACATCCCGGCCGAGCCCGGGAAGCCGTACTTCATCGAGAAGGGCATGGGCGACCGCGCCCACCTGTTCACCGACCTGGTCACCGTCTACGCGGGCGGCGAGCAGACCGAGAACGCCTTCAACTTCTTCACCGTCGAGGGGCCCAGGGGCGAGGTGATCCCCGCGCACGTCCACTCCGACACCTACGAGGTCTTCTACATCACCGACGGCGCGGTGCGGCTGTTCGTCGAGGACCTCGCGGGTGAGCAGCACGAAAGGCTGCTCACCGCAGGCGACTTCGGCTTCGTACCGAAGAACTGCCCGCACGCCTACCGCATCGAGCGCCACCACAGCCGGGTCGTCGGCGTGGCCGCGGGACCCGGCGGCACCTTCGAGCGGTTCTTCGAGAGCCTCGGCGTCCCGACCGAGGAACTCGGCCTGCCCCCCGAGCCGTACGTACCGCGGCCGCAGCAGTTCGCCACCGTGCCGGAGCGGTACGACGTGCGCTTCCTGCCCGGACACCAGTGGCGCACGGGGAGCTGA